From a single Eubalaena glacialis isolate mEubGla1 chromosome 15, mEubGla1.1.hap2.+ XY, whole genome shotgun sequence genomic region:
- the TBX3 gene encoding T-box transcription factor TBX3 isoform X1 produces the protein MSLSMRDPVIPGTSMAYHPFLPHRAPDFAMSAVLGHQPPFFPALTLPPNGAAALSLPGALAKPIMDQLVGAAETGIPFSSLGPQTHLRPLKTMEPEEEVEDDPKVHLEAKELWDQFHKRGTEMVITKSGRRMFPPFKVRCSGLDKKAKYILLMDIIAADDCRYKFHNSRWMVAGKADPEMPKRMYIHPDSPATGEQWMSKVVTFHKLKLTNNISDKHGFTLAFPSDQATWQGNYSFGTQTILNSMHKYQPRFHIVRANDILKLPYSTFRTYLFPETEFIAVTAYQNDKITQLKIDNNPFAKGFRDTGNGRREKRKQLTMQSMRVFDDRHKKENGTSDESSSEQAAFSCFAQSSSPAVSTVGTSNLKDLCPSEGESDAEAESKEEHGPEACDAAKISTTTSEDPCRDKGSPAVKAHLFVAEPGGRPRDSGRLDKASPDSRHSPATISSSTRGLGAEERRSPGREGAATSKAEEARTLPGKEAFAPLTVQTDAAAAHLGQGPLPGLGFAPGLAGQQFFNGHPLFLHPGQFAMGGAFSSMAAGMGPLLATVSGASTGVSGLDSTAMASAAAAQGLSGASAATLPFHLQQHVLASQGLAMSPFGSLFPYPYTYMAAAAAASSAAASSSVHRHPFLNLNTMRPRLRYSPYSIPVPVPDSSSLLTTALPSMAAAAGPLDGKAAALAASPASVAVDSGSELNSRSSTLSSSSVSLSPKLCPEKEAATSELQNIQRLVSGLEAKPDRSRSASP, from the exons ATGAGCCTCTCCATGAGAGATCCGGTCATTCCTGGGACAAGCATGGCCTACCATCCGTTCCTACCTCACCGGGCGCCGGACTTCGCCATGAGCGCGGTGCTGGGTCACCAGCCGCCCTTCTTCCCCGCGCTGACTCTGCCGCCCAACGGCGCGGCGGCGCTCTCGCTGCCCGGCGCCCTGGCCAAGCCGATCATGGATCAATTGGTGGGGGCGGCCGAGACCGGCATCCCTTTCTCGTCCCTGGGGCCGCAGACACATCTGAGGCCTCTGAAGACCATGGAGCCGGAAGAAGAAGTGGAGGATGACCCCAAGGTGCACCTCGAGGCCAAAGAACTTTGGGATCAGTTCCACAAGCGGGGCACGGAGATGGTCATTACCAAGTCGGGAAG GCGAATGTTTCCTCCATTTAAAGTAAGGTGTTCAGGGCTGGATAAAAAAGCCAAATAtattttgttgatggacattatcGCTGCAGATGACTGTCGGTATAAATTTCACAATTCTCGGTGGATGGTGGCGGGAAAGGCTGACCCTGAAATGCCAAAGAGAATGTACATTCACCCCGACAGCCCTGCTACGGGGGAACAGTGGATGTCCAAAGTTGTCACTTTCCACAAACTGAAACTCACCAACAACATTTCGGACAAACACGGATTT ACTTTGGCCTTCCCAAGTGATCAAGCAACGTGGCAGGGGAATTATAGTTTTGGTACTCAG ACTATACTGAACTCCATGCATAAATACCAGCCCCGCTTCCACATTGTGAGGGCCAATGACATCTTAAAACTTCCTTATAGTACTTTTCGGACGTACTTGTTCCCCGAAACCGAATTCATCGCTGTGACTGCATACCAGAATGATAAG ATAACTCAGTTAAAAATAGACAACAACCCTTTTGCAAAAGGTTTCCGGGACACTGGAAATGGCAGGAGAGAAAAAAG AAAGCAGCTCACGATGCAGTCCATGAGGGTGTTCGATGACAGACACAAAAAGGAGAATGGCACCTCCGACGAGTCCTCGAGTGAGCAGGCTGCCTTCAGCTGCTTCGCCCAATCCTCCTCTCCGGCCGTCTCCACCGTAGGGACATCCAACCTCAAAG ATCTGTGTCCCAGCGAGGGTGAGAGCGATGCCGAGGCCGAGAGCAAAGAGGAGCACGGCCCGGAGGCCTGCGACGCGGCCAAAATCTCCACCACCACGTCGGAGGATCCGTGCCGGGACAAGGGCAGCCCGGCGGTCAAGGCGCACCTCTTCGTGGCCGAGCCCGGCGGCCGGCCCCGGGACAGCGGGCGGCTGGACAAGGCGTCGCCCGACTCGCGCCACAGCCCGGCCACCATCTCGTCCAGCACCCGCGGCCTGGGAGCCGAGGAGCGCCGGAGCCCGGGCCGCGAGGGCGCGGCCACTTCCAAGGCCGAGGAGGCGCGCACGCTGCCGGGCAAGGAGGCCTTCGCGCCGCTCACCGTGCAGACGGACGCAGCCGCCGCGCACCTGGGCCAGGGCCCCCTGCCCGGCCTCGGCTTCGCccccggcctggccggccagcaGTTCTTCAACGGGCACCCGCTCTTCCTGCACCCCGGCCAGTTCGCCATGGGGGGTGCCTTCTCCAGCATGGCCGCCGGCATGGGGCCCCTGCTGGCCACCGTGTCCGGGGCCTCCACCGGTGTCTCGGGCCTGGATTCTACAGCCATGGCCTCGGCCGCCGCGGCGCAGGGACTGTCGGGGGCGTCCGCGGCCACCCTGCCCTTCCACCTCCAGCAGCACGTCCTGGCCTCTCAG GGCCTGGCCATGTCGCCTTTCGGAAGCCTGTTCCCTTACCCCTACACGTACATGGCCGCGGCGGCGGCCGCCTCCTCGGCGGCAGCCTCCAGTTCCGTGCACCGCCACCCGTTCCTGAACCTGAACACCATGCGCCCTCGGCTGCGCTACAGCCCCTACTCCATCCCCGTGCCGGTGCCAGACAGCAGCAGCTTGCTCACCACCGCCCTGCCGTCCATGGCCGCAGCCGCGGGGCCCCTCGACGGCAAGGCCGCCGCCCTGGCCGCCAGCCCGGCCTCGGTGGCCGTGGACTCGGGCTCGGAACTCAACAGCCGCTCCTCCACGCTCTCCTCCAGCTCCGTGTCCTTGTCGCCCAAACTCTGCCCGGAGAAGGAGGCGGCCACCAGCGAACTGCAGAACATCCAGCGGCTGGTCAGCGGCTTGGAAGCCAAGCCCGACAGGTCCCGCAGCGCATCCCCGTAA
- the TBX3 gene encoding T-box transcription factor TBX3 isoform X2, with product MSLSMRDPVIPGTSMAYHPFLPHRAPDFAMSAVLGHQPPFFPALTLPPNGAAALSLPGALAKPIMDQLVGAAETGIPFSSLGPQTHLRPLKTMEPEEEVEDDPKVHLEAKELWDQFHKRGTEMVITKSGRRMFPPFKVRCSGLDKKAKYILLMDIIAADDCRYKFHNSRWMVAGKADPEMPKRMYIHPDSPATGEQWMSKVVTFHKLKLTNNISDKHGFTILNSMHKYQPRFHIVRANDILKLPYSTFRTYLFPETEFIAVTAYQNDKITQLKIDNNPFAKGFRDTGNGRREKRKQLTMQSMRVFDDRHKKENGTSDESSSEQAAFSCFAQSSSPAVSTVGTSNLKDLCPSEGESDAEAESKEEHGPEACDAAKISTTTSEDPCRDKGSPAVKAHLFVAEPGGRPRDSGRLDKASPDSRHSPATISSSTRGLGAEERRSPGREGAATSKAEEARTLPGKEAFAPLTVQTDAAAAHLGQGPLPGLGFAPGLAGQQFFNGHPLFLHPGQFAMGGAFSSMAAGMGPLLATVSGASTGVSGLDSTAMASAAAAQGLSGASAATLPFHLQQHVLASQGLAMSPFGSLFPYPYTYMAAAAAASSAAASSSVHRHPFLNLNTMRPRLRYSPYSIPVPVPDSSSLLTTALPSMAAAAGPLDGKAAALAASPASVAVDSGSELNSRSSTLSSSSVSLSPKLCPEKEAATSELQNIQRLVSGLEAKPDRSRSASP from the exons ATGAGCCTCTCCATGAGAGATCCGGTCATTCCTGGGACAAGCATGGCCTACCATCCGTTCCTACCTCACCGGGCGCCGGACTTCGCCATGAGCGCGGTGCTGGGTCACCAGCCGCCCTTCTTCCCCGCGCTGACTCTGCCGCCCAACGGCGCGGCGGCGCTCTCGCTGCCCGGCGCCCTGGCCAAGCCGATCATGGATCAATTGGTGGGGGCGGCCGAGACCGGCATCCCTTTCTCGTCCCTGGGGCCGCAGACACATCTGAGGCCTCTGAAGACCATGGAGCCGGAAGAAGAAGTGGAGGATGACCCCAAGGTGCACCTCGAGGCCAAAGAACTTTGGGATCAGTTCCACAAGCGGGGCACGGAGATGGTCATTACCAAGTCGGGAAG GCGAATGTTTCCTCCATTTAAAGTAAGGTGTTCAGGGCTGGATAAAAAAGCCAAATAtattttgttgatggacattatcGCTGCAGATGACTGTCGGTATAAATTTCACAATTCTCGGTGGATGGTGGCGGGAAAGGCTGACCCTGAAATGCCAAAGAGAATGTACATTCACCCCGACAGCCCTGCTACGGGGGAACAGTGGATGTCCAAAGTTGTCACTTTCCACAAACTGAAACTCACCAACAACATTTCGGACAAACACGGATTT ACTATACTGAACTCCATGCATAAATACCAGCCCCGCTTCCACATTGTGAGGGCCAATGACATCTTAAAACTTCCTTATAGTACTTTTCGGACGTACTTGTTCCCCGAAACCGAATTCATCGCTGTGACTGCATACCAGAATGATAAG ATAACTCAGTTAAAAATAGACAACAACCCTTTTGCAAAAGGTTTCCGGGACACTGGAAATGGCAGGAGAGAAAAAAG AAAGCAGCTCACGATGCAGTCCATGAGGGTGTTCGATGACAGACACAAAAAGGAGAATGGCACCTCCGACGAGTCCTCGAGTGAGCAGGCTGCCTTCAGCTGCTTCGCCCAATCCTCCTCTCCGGCCGTCTCCACCGTAGGGACATCCAACCTCAAAG ATCTGTGTCCCAGCGAGGGTGAGAGCGATGCCGAGGCCGAGAGCAAAGAGGAGCACGGCCCGGAGGCCTGCGACGCGGCCAAAATCTCCACCACCACGTCGGAGGATCCGTGCCGGGACAAGGGCAGCCCGGCGGTCAAGGCGCACCTCTTCGTGGCCGAGCCCGGCGGCCGGCCCCGGGACAGCGGGCGGCTGGACAAGGCGTCGCCCGACTCGCGCCACAGCCCGGCCACCATCTCGTCCAGCACCCGCGGCCTGGGAGCCGAGGAGCGCCGGAGCCCGGGCCGCGAGGGCGCGGCCACTTCCAAGGCCGAGGAGGCGCGCACGCTGCCGGGCAAGGAGGCCTTCGCGCCGCTCACCGTGCAGACGGACGCAGCCGCCGCGCACCTGGGCCAGGGCCCCCTGCCCGGCCTCGGCTTCGCccccggcctggccggccagcaGTTCTTCAACGGGCACCCGCTCTTCCTGCACCCCGGCCAGTTCGCCATGGGGGGTGCCTTCTCCAGCATGGCCGCCGGCATGGGGCCCCTGCTGGCCACCGTGTCCGGGGCCTCCACCGGTGTCTCGGGCCTGGATTCTACAGCCATGGCCTCGGCCGCCGCGGCGCAGGGACTGTCGGGGGCGTCCGCGGCCACCCTGCCCTTCCACCTCCAGCAGCACGTCCTGGCCTCTCAG GGCCTGGCCATGTCGCCTTTCGGAAGCCTGTTCCCTTACCCCTACACGTACATGGCCGCGGCGGCGGCCGCCTCCTCGGCGGCAGCCTCCAGTTCCGTGCACCGCCACCCGTTCCTGAACCTGAACACCATGCGCCCTCGGCTGCGCTACAGCCCCTACTCCATCCCCGTGCCGGTGCCAGACAGCAGCAGCTTGCTCACCACCGCCCTGCCGTCCATGGCCGCAGCCGCGGGGCCCCTCGACGGCAAGGCCGCCGCCCTGGCCGCCAGCCCGGCCTCGGTGGCCGTGGACTCGGGCTCGGAACTCAACAGCCGCTCCTCCACGCTCTCCTCCAGCTCCGTGTCCTTGTCGCCCAAACTCTGCCCGGAGAAGGAGGCGGCCACCAGCGAACTGCAGAACATCCAGCGGCTGGTCAGCGGCTTGGAAGCCAAGCCCGACAGGTCCCGCAGCGCATCCCCGTAA